In Mycobacterium sp. JS623, one genomic interval encodes:
- a CDS encoding bifunctional DNA primase/polymerase — protein MTNGAPGRVAERNSRNTFGDITFDDQDTGQQRHQDSEDRIYARGARLHREAGWRAPLPIPPGAKYPPPKGYTGHHGHWPSDEQIATWAREEHGLSNLALRVNYGLIGIDVDAYDAKTGGLTLKEAEYRWGPLPATYRSSSRVDDEVSGIRVFRVPVGVFFRSVIEFKDLGRGDIEVIQPHHRYVTAWPSIHPKNAQRYRWLGPDGTLLPEGEVPRVEHLSELPEAWVTALAKDSVREEVFDGSAPNRPKANDAVVDEQVYHQLMELTDNGVPDEVVGARLQKALLELTGGAGSRYDHTRDDVAALMRMHHSGRVGVPSALSTLFTAYVLEVTDTRPRKVAEAEFWRFTEGAALLIAATSPSDPWQTMGTASSGNGEGIGGHPDTGEDGPSWCPVDLTDLLNGVREPLLPSLFERSDGQCLLYPGLVHSFHGESESGKSLVIQVECVRRINSGQKVLYLDFESDAVSVVDRLLEFGADPAAVADHFRYVQPEVRPDSVAERRAWDEVLSGTYALAVIDGVTDALGIFGCSTKDNDDVSRWLRAVPKLIAARTGAAVVLIDHVTKDAGTRGRFAIGGQAKMAGLSGAAYTVEVALPLGKDMRGEVVLRVGKDRPGCVRVHCGPFRKSDRTQEAARIIIDSTVAPPTVTVGAPGIRSDENSCGPAVFRPTNLMQRASEAIEQHPAELTKTKVAEAAGGNKQAMLAGIDILRSEGYVETAKGRSGYDVYTSLKPYRETDDERSDRYAHSGNALRTD, from the coding sequence ATGACGAATGGGGCTCCCGGTAGGGTAGCCGAGCGCAACTCCCGCAACACATTTGGGGACATCACCTTTGATGACCAGGACACGGGACAGCAGCGACATCAGGACAGTGAGGATCGCATCTACGCCCGGGGCGCCCGGCTGCACAGGGAGGCGGGGTGGCGTGCACCATTGCCGATTCCGCCGGGTGCAAAATATCCGCCGCCCAAGGGCTACACGGGACATCATGGACACTGGCCCAGTGACGAGCAGATCGCCACATGGGCACGGGAAGAACACGGCCTGAGTAACCTCGCACTCCGAGTGAACTACGGGCTCATCGGTATTGATGTCGATGCCTACGACGCCAAGACTGGGGGCCTGACGCTCAAGGAAGCCGAATATCGGTGGGGTCCGCTGCCTGCTACGTATCGCTCGTCGTCGCGCGTCGATGATGAAGTCAGCGGCATTCGGGTTTTTCGGGTGCCGGTGGGCGTGTTCTTTCGGAGCGTGATTGAGTTCAAGGATCTGGGGCGGGGGGACATCGAGGTCATCCAACCCCATCACCGCTACGTCACTGCCTGGCCGTCCATCCATCCGAAGAACGCACAGCGGTACCGCTGGTTGGGCCCAGACGGCACGCTGCTGCCTGAAGGCGAGGTGCCTCGCGTAGAGCACCTCTCCGAGCTGCCCGAGGCGTGGGTGACTGCGTTGGCCAAAGACTCGGTTCGCGAAGAGGTCTTCGACGGATCGGCTCCCAACCGACCCAAGGCGAACGATGCGGTGGTCGACGAGCAGGTCTACCACCAGCTCATGGAGCTGACGGACAACGGCGTGCCGGACGAGGTGGTCGGTGCGAGGCTGCAGAAAGCCCTGCTGGAGCTGACTGGCGGAGCAGGCAGCCGCTACGACCACACCCGTGACGACGTCGCCGCGCTGATGCGGATGCACCACTCGGGCCGTGTCGGGGTACCGAGCGCGTTGTCCACATTGTTCACCGCCTACGTGCTGGAGGTAACCGATACCCGGCCTCGCAAGGTGGCCGAGGCGGAGTTCTGGCGGTTCACTGAGGGTGCGGCCCTGCTCATCGCGGCGACCTCCCCTAGTGACCCGTGGCAGACGATGGGGACAGCCAGCTCAGGTAACGGAGAAGGCATTGGAGGTCATCCCGATACTGGAGAGGACGGGCCATCATGGTGTCCGGTCGACCTCACAGACCTGCTCAATGGCGTCCGTGAGCCATTGCTGCCAAGCTTGTTTGAGCGATCCGACGGGCAGTGCCTCCTCTATCCCGGCTTGGTGCACAGCTTTCATGGTGAGTCTGAATCGGGGAAGTCGTTGGTCATCCAGGTTGAATGTGTACGCCGGATCAATAGCGGTCAGAAGGTGCTCTACCTCGATTTCGAGTCGGATGCGGTGTCCGTCGTCGACCGTCTTCTGGAGTTCGGCGCTGATCCTGCCGCCGTTGCCGACCACTTCCGCTATGTGCAGCCAGAGGTCCGACCGGACTCCGTGGCGGAACGGCGGGCATGGGACGAGGTGCTCTCCGGCACTTACGCACTGGCCGTCATTGACGGGGTGACGGACGCGCTCGGCATCTTCGGCTGTTCGACGAAGGACAATGATGACGTTTCCCGTTGGCTTAGGGCGGTGCCGAAGCTGATCGCCGCCAGAACCGGTGCCGCCGTGGTGCTCATTGACCACGTAACTAAGGACGCTGGCACCAGGGGGCGCTTCGCCATCGGGGGCCAGGCCAAGATGGCCGGGCTGAGCGGCGCTGCGTACACCGTGGAGGTTGCCCTCCCGTTGGGCAAGGACATGCGCGGTGAGGTGGTGCTGCGGGTGGGCAAGGACCGCCCCGGATGCGTGAGGGTGCACTGCGGCCCTTTCCGGAAGTCCGACCGCACCCAGGAGGCGGCCCGGATCATCATCGACTCGACGGTCGCCCCGCCGACAGTGACTGTCGGCGCCCCGGGTATTCGAAGCGACGAAAACTCCTGCGGCCCAGCTGTCTTTCGTCCGACGAACCTGATGCAGCGCGCAAGCGAGGCGATCGAGCAGCACCCCGCGGAGCTGACGAAGACCAAGGTGGCGGAGGCGGCCGGCGGGAATAAGCAGGCGATGCTGGCGGGCATCGACATTCTCCGGAGCGAGGGTTACGTGGAAACCGCGAAGGGCCGATCTGGATACGACGTGTACACCTCACTCAAGCCATACCGCGAGACGGACGACGAGCGGTCGGATCGGTATGCCCACTCCGGGAACGCCTTACGCACAGACTGA
- a CDS encoding helix-turn-helix domain-containing protein has translation MNPTILVSKRGVQEQYGIPINTQEDLYRKGLFAPQLKVGGKIYYRRSDLEAWFDAQTVGGDGTA, from the coding sequence ATGAACCCAACCATCTTGGTCAGCAAGCGTGGCGTGCAAGAGCAGTACGGGATCCCGATCAACACCCAGGAGGACCTGTACCGCAAGGGTCTATTCGCGCCGCAGCTCAAGGTTGGCGGCAAAATTTATTACCGCAGAAGCGATCTCGAGGCCTGGTTCGATGCCCAAACCGTGGGTGGCGACGGCACCGCATGA
- a CDS encoding helix-turn-helix domain-containing protein — protein sequence MAIQDLTDTELSRLFVDTGIDLSTLPAIATSRELAPVMATTEAALAQDRYRRGGIPYVKFGRRVRYLRADVARYLAANRSDNPPGAASRSK from the coding sequence ATGGCAATACAAGACCTGACGGACACCGAGTTGTCGAGGCTGTTCGTTGACACCGGCATCGACTTGTCGACACTCCCCGCCATCGCGACGTCGCGCGAGTTGGCGCCCGTAATGGCGACCACCGAAGCCGCGCTCGCCCAGGACAGGTATCGGCGCGGCGGCATTCCCTATGTGAAATTCGGCAGGCGTGTGCGTTATCTGCGCGCCGATGTGGCTCGTTACCTGGCCGCGAACCGCAGCGACAACCCGCCGGGGGCCGCCTCGAGATCGAAGTAA
- a CDS encoding tyrosine-type recombinase/integrase, with amino-acid sequence MATVERYETNGGATLYRVRYRTPDNRSTQKRGFKRKIDAQRWANSVEVNKMTGDYIAPSLGRITVAELGPEWLTRKKQHTAPSHYRMLESAWRVHVSPRWRKVAVADVDLLSIEAWIASMGAEGAGATTVLRAHGVLSGILADAVKSKRLSANPAKGVENLPRKTGKRRVYLSADDVYRLANESSQHRTLVLVLAYTGIRWGEAVGLRIRDVEFLRRRLNVNQNAVQLGVSHAVGPTKGRKARSVPVPGFVLDELSVQCGGKALGDLVFPGPDGGYLPRPKSSGGWFAAAVRRAEIQTITPHDLRHTCASLAVSAGVNVLALQRMLGHTSAKVTLDTYADLFDDDLDAVAVTLHSRYSRESVAKMWPRGPEDAR; translated from the coding sequence ATGGCGACGGTTGAGCGGTACGAAACCAACGGTGGTGCAACGCTTTACCGCGTTCGCTACCGCACACCCGACAACAGGTCGACGCAGAAGCGCGGCTTCAAACGCAAGATCGATGCGCAGCGGTGGGCAAACTCGGTAGAAGTCAACAAGATGACGGGCGATTACATCGCGCCGTCACTGGGCCGGATTACAGTGGCCGAACTGGGCCCTGAGTGGCTGACCCGTAAAAAGCAACACACCGCACCGTCCCACTACCGGATGCTCGAGTCTGCTTGGCGTGTCCACGTTTCCCCGCGGTGGAGAAAGGTCGCGGTCGCCGATGTCGACCTGTTGAGCATTGAGGCGTGGATCGCCAGCATGGGAGCCGAGGGTGCCGGCGCGACGACAGTGCTGCGGGCACACGGGGTGTTATCGGGCATTCTGGCCGACGCCGTGAAATCTAAACGGCTCTCAGCGAACCCTGCTAAGGGCGTAGAGAACCTTCCGCGCAAGACTGGCAAGCGACGCGTCTACCTGTCGGCAGATGACGTGTACCGGCTCGCCAACGAATCCAGCCAGCACCGAACCCTAGTGCTTGTGTTGGCCTATACCGGCATCCGGTGGGGAGAAGCGGTGGGACTCCGAATACGCGACGTGGAATTCCTGCGTCGTCGGCTCAACGTGAACCAGAACGCCGTGCAGCTTGGTGTCAGCCACGCGGTAGGTCCGACCAAGGGCCGCAAGGCTCGCTCGGTGCCGGTCCCAGGATTCGTGCTCGATGAGCTGTCGGTCCAATGCGGCGGCAAGGCTCTTGGCGACCTGGTGTTCCCCGGGCCGGATGGCGGCTACTTGCCTCGGCCGAAGTCCTCGGGCGGGTGGTTCGCCGCTGCGGTCAGGAGAGCCGAGATCCAGACGATCACGCCCCACGATCTGCGCCATACCTGTGCGTCGCTGGCTGTGTCGGCCGGCGTGAATGTCCTGGCGTTGCAGCGGATGCTCGGGCACACATCGGCAAAGGTCACGCTCGACACCTATGCGGATCTGTTCGACGACGATTTGGACGCCGTAGCGGTCACTCTGCATAGCCGGTACTCACGCGAAAGTGTGGCCAAAATGTGGCCACGGGGGCCGGAGGACGCGCGTTAG
- a CDS encoding nucleoside deaminase yields MKTDEDLIRVALEVAYAAGPRDVPIGAVIVAADGTELARAANMREELGDPTAHAEILALRAAASALADGWRLDGATLAVTVEPCTMCAGALVMARVSRLVFGAWEPKTGAVGSLWDVVRDRRLTHRPEVRGGVLADACAAPLEAFFAKQRLD; encoded by the coding sequence GTGAAGACCGACGAAGACCTGATCCGGGTTGCGCTCGAGGTCGCGTATGCGGCGGGGCCTCGTGACGTGCCGATCGGGGCGGTGATTGTCGCCGCGGACGGCACCGAATTGGCGCGGGCAGCCAACATGCGCGAGGAGTTGGGTGATCCGACCGCGCACGCGGAGATCCTGGCGCTGCGGGCCGCGGCTTCGGCGTTGGCCGACGGCTGGCGGTTGGACGGGGCCACGCTGGCGGTGACGGTTGAGCCGTGCACGATGTGCGCCGGCGCATTGGTGATGGCGCGGGTGTCTCGGCTGGTGTTCGGCGCATGGGAACCGAAGACCGGCGCGGTCGGGTCGCTGTGGGACGTGGTGCGCGATCGTCGGCTTACACATCGACCAGAAGTCCGCGGGGGAGTGTTGGCCGACGCGTGCGCCGCGCCGCTCGAGGCGTTCTTCGCGAAGCAGCGATTGGATTAG
- a CDS encoding tRNA adenosine deaminase-associated protein — protein sequence MGAQSAPAQGHAADMPDGFGVAVVREDGKWRCSAMRKAALNSLTAAETELREMRSAGAVFGLLDVDDEFFVIVRPAPAGTRLLLSDATAALDYDIAAEVLEKLDNDISPEELEEADPFEEGDLGVLADIGLPEAVLGVILDESDLYADEQLGRIAREMGFADELSAVLDRLGR from the coding sequence ATGGGAGCACAGAGTGCGCCGGCGCAGGGCCACGCCGCGGACATGCCCGACGGCTTCGGCGTAGCCGTCGTGCGCGAGGACGGCAAGTGGCGTTGCTCAGCGATGCGCAAGGCCGCTCTGAACAGCCTGACGGCAGCGGAAACGGAGTTACGCGAAATGCGTAGTGCGGGAGCGGTTTTCGGGCTGCTAGACGTTGACGACGAGTTTTTCGTGATCGTGCGGCCCGCGCCCGCGGGAACTCGGCTGCTGCTGTCGGATGCGACCGCCGCACTTGACTATGACATCGCCGCCGAGGTGCTCGAGAAGCTGGACAACGACATCTCCCCTGAGGAGCTGGAGGAAGCCGACCCGTTCGAGGAGGGCGATCTCGGAGTACTCGCCGACATCGGCCTGCCCGAAGCGGTGCTCGGCGTCATCCTCGACGAATCCGACCTGTACGCCGACGAGCAGCTCGGCCGGATCGCACGGGAAATGGGCTTCGCCGACGAGCTGTCGGCGGTGCTCGACCGTTTGGGTCGGTGA
- a CDS encoding prephenate dehydrogenase — protein MTNTPICVVGLGLIGGSVMRAAAAAGREVFGYNRSIDGVQAAKFDGFDATEDLDEALTRAADSKALIVLAVPVPALPQMLARIRDAAPECPLTDVTSVKGCVLDEVRSFGLLDRFVGGHPMTGTAQSGWVAGSPLLFVGAPWVIAVDDHVDADIWTMVMNLALDCGAVVVPARSDEHDAAAATISHLPHLLAEALAITAGEVPLAFALAAGSFRDGTRVAATAPDLVRAMCEANADQLLPVLERTLSLLGQARDALAAKSPLTDLVEGGNAARTRYDSFGRPEIVTIVIGAENWRNELAAAGRAGGVIRSALPTLGSRG, from the coding sequence GTGACAAACACACCCATTTGCGTGGTGGGTCTTGGACTTATCGGGGGCTCCGTGATGCGCGCCGCGGCTGCGGCGGGACGCGAGGTGTTCGGCTACAACCGCTCGATCGACGGCGTACAAGCCGCGAAATTCGACGGCTTCGACGCCACCGAGGACCTCGACGAGGCGCTGACCCGCGCCGCCGACAGCAAAGCCTTGATCGTGCTCGCCGTACCGGTGCCGGCGCTGCCGCAGATGTTGGCACGCATCCGCGACGCCGCGCCGGAATGCCCATTGACCGACGTGACCAGCGTGAAGGGCTGCGTCCTTGACGAAGTCCGGTCCTTTGGCCTGCTTGACCGTTTCGTCGGCGGCCATCCGATGACCGGGACAGCACAATCGGGCTGGGTCGCGGGCAGCCCCCTGCTCTTCGTCGGCGCGCCGTGGGTGATCGCCGTCGACGACCACGTCGACGCCGACATCTGGACGATGGTGATGAACCTCGCCCTGGACTGCGGCGCCGTCGTCGTCCCGGCCCGGTCGGACGAGCACGATGCCGCCGCCGCCACCATCTCGCACCTGCCGCACCTGCTCGCCGAGGCGCTCGCCATCACCGCGGGCGAGGTGCCGCTGGCGTTCGCGCTGGCCGCTGGCAGCTTCCGCGACGGCACGCGGGTGGCCGCCACCGCCCCGGATCTGGTCCGTGCCATGTGCGAGGCCAATGCCGACCAACTGCTGCCCGTACTGGAGCGCACGCTTTCCCTGCTCGGCCAGGCGCGCGACGCACTCGCAGCGAAAAGCCCGCTGACCGACCTGGTCGAGGGCGGTAACGCCGCACGAACCCGCTACGACAGCTTCGGCCGACCCGAGATCGTCACAATCGTCATCGGGGCGGAGAACTGGCGCAATGAACTCGCCGCCGCAGGCCGTGCGGGCGGGGTGATCAGATCCGCGCTGCCAACCCTGGGTAGTCGAGGATGA
- a CDS encoding putative glycolipid-binding domain-containing protein, with the protein MSEGRSEDKDGAWPRILTWRAHDVPRMESVRVQLSGNRMKAYGRIVAAATPSHPAFSASYDLVTDEAGATKRLSLTVTLAERERQLSIARDEENMWLVQHHTGESRRAAYEGALDVDLIFSPFFNALPIRRTGLYQRSESVTLPVVYVRLPELSVDPAVISYSSAPDGIKLHSPVAETTIRVDDEGFILDYPGLAARI; encoded by the coding sequence GCCGCGAATCTTGACCTGGCGCGCGCATGATGTACCGCGGATGGAGTCCGTGCGGGTTCAGCTGTCCGGCAACCGCATGAAGGCATACGGCAGGATCGTCGCGGCCGCGACGCCGTCGCACCCAGCCTTCTCGGCTTCCTATGATCTGGTCACCGATGAGGCGGGCGCCACGAAACGCCTGTCGCTGACCGTCACGCTTGCCGAGCGCGAGCGGCAGCTGTCGATCGCCCGCGACGAAGAGAACATGTGGCTGGTTCAGCATCACACCGGCGAGTCCAGACGTGCCGCCTATGAAGGCGCGCTCGACGTCGATCTGATCTTCAGCCCGTTTTTCAACGCGCTGCCGATCCGGCGCACCGGGCTCTATCAGCGCAGCGAGTCGGTGACGTTGCCTGTGGTCTACGTGCGTTTGCCCGAGCTGTCGGTGGACCCGGCGGTCATCAGCTACAGCAGCGCGCCCGACGGGATCAAGCTGCATTCACCGGTGGCAGAGACCACGATCCGGGTCGACGACGAGGGCTTCATCCTCGACTACCCAGGGTTGGCAGCGCGGATCTGA